A window of the Cicer arietinum cultivar CDC Frontier isolate Library 1 chromosome 6, Cicar.CDCFrontier_v2.0, whole genome shotgun sequence genome harbors these coding sequences:
- the LOC101503846 gene encoding pentatricopeptide repeat-containing protein At2g44880-like, which translates to MALREGLEVHCVVLKNRFCVNLYVGTSLVEMFVRSLVSWTAVIVGFARCGDMSKARKLFDVMPDRDIAASNVMIDGYVKMGCIYLARDLFDKMKDKNVISWTSMVHGYCEDDDVVAARFMFDCMPVKNVLSWNAMIRGYCENRRPQDALQLFWEMRGRLDVEINKVTVVSVLPAVADLSSLDLGDWIRGFVQRNQLDEDVHVYALVDMYAKCGEIGKAKLLFEEMNEKDTSSGNALINGYGVNGYAKEALEVFAAMLREGFEPNEITMTSVLSVCNHCGLVEEGRRCFKEMERFGIVPQIEHYGCMIDLLGRVGYLDEAENLIFCVVALSVASSV; encoded by the coding sequence atggctttgagagaaggtttggaggttcattgtgttgttttgaaaaataggttttgtgttaatttgtatgttgggacttctttggttgaaatgtttgtgagaagtttggtttcttggactgctgttattgttgggtttgctaggtgtggggatatgagtaaggccaggaagctttttgatgttatgcctgatagagatattgctgcttctaatgttatgattgatgggtatgtgaaaatggggtgtatttatttggcgagggatttgtttgataagatgaaggataagaatgttatttcttggactagtatggttcatggttattgtgaggatgatgatgttgtggcggctaggtttatgtttgattgtatgcctgtcaagaatGTGCTTAGTTGGAATGCGATGATTAGGGGATATTGTGAGAATAGACGACCGCAGGATGCGTTGCAGTTGTTTTGGGAAATGAGGGGACGCTTGGATGTGGAAATAAATAAAGTGACGGTTGTGAGTGTTCTTCCTGCTGTTGCTGATTTGAGTTCTTTGGATTTGGGTGATTGGATTCGTGGGTTTGTGCAAAGGAACCAacttgatgaagatgttcatgtgtatgctttggttgatatgtatgcaaaatgtggggaaattggaaaagctaaattgctttttgaggagatgaatgaaaaagatacaTCGTCGGGGAATGCGttgataaatggttatggtgtcaatggttatgcgaaggaagcgttagaagtattcgcagcaatgttacgggaaggatttgaaccgaatgagataacaatgactagtgtgttatctgtttgcaaccattgtggtttggtagaggaaggaagaagatgcttcaaagaaatggagagatttggaattgtgcctcagattgagcattatggttgtatgattgaccttctaggaagggttggatacttggatgaggctgaaaatttgatcttctgtgttgtcgctctgtctgttgcttcttctgtttga